Proteins co-encoded in one Maylandia zebra isolate NMK-2024a linkage group LG16, Mzebra_GT3a, whole genome shotgun sequence genomic window:
- the LOC143412941 gene encoding uncharacterized protein LOC143412941 → MGNCASGKKKEKGDSEPDDKTVNDKQPNEDVTYASINHDKAKGARHNRPPTNQITDDDCDYATVNIPAALQPQSESECSSKDECPDDYVLMG, encoded by the exons ATGGGAAACTGTGCTTCAGG aaagaagaaagagaaag GGGATTCTGAACCAGATGATAAGACCGTGAATGACAAG CAACCCAACGAAGATGTAACGTATGCTTCTATTAACCACGACAAAGCCAAAGGAGCAAGACATAACAGACCACCGACAAACCAGATCACCGACGACGACTGCGACTATGCTACAGTTAATATTCCTGCAGCACTTCAGCCTCAGTCTGAATCTGAGTGCTCATCTAAAGACGAATGTCCAGATGATTATGTACTTATGGGGTAA
- the si:ch211-214p13.9 gene encoding cell surface glycoprotein CD200 receptor 1 isoform X3 — MWNETFYVIWKIKLINKTRCEINFDSHGRNSDTCNDGKSLRNTSNSQPYLHIPKFSEDDVGIYTCEFAYRGGATNCEIHVNITVTPEIKAWIEYKNNTMVAVCRAENGNPAANISWNHARNSSVQQLPGINGLFTVESRLELPEGIDPENLSCTISHQNLNKIVFLEYQKVKVYSLWLYALIAGIIIAFLAGLLFFLVMKLRQHQQSDTSSSKSAPIEDVEEVEPYASYVQRVNSIYN, encoded by the exons ATGTGGAATGAGACATTTTATGTTATCTGGAAAATTAAATTGATTAACAAAACCCGTTGTGAGATCAACTTTGACAGTCATGGTCGAAACTCAGACACCTGCAATGATGGAAAGTCACTCCGAAACACATCCAATTCTCAGCCATATCTACACATCCCAAAGTTCTCAGAAGATGATGTGGGAATCTACACGTGTGAGTTTGCTTACAGAGGAGGAGCTACCAATTGTGAAATCCACGTGAATATCACAG tGACTCCTGAAATAAAAGCCTGGATAGagtacaaaaacaacacaatggTAGCAGTATGTAGAGCTGAAAATGGAAATCCTGCAGCCAACATCAGCTGGAATCATGCACGAAATTCTTCTGTGCAACAACTGCCTGGGATAAATGGACTTTTTACAGTAGAAAGTCGTTTGGAGCTTCCTGAAGGCATAGATCCAGAAAACCTGAGCTGCACCATCAGTCACCAGAACCTGAACAAGATTGTATTTTTGGAATATCAAAAAGTTAAAG TTTATTCTCTCTGGCTGTATGCACTCATAGCTGGGATAATAATTGCATTTTTAGCGGGACTCTTATTTTTTTTGGTCATGAAGCTGAG GCAACACCAACAGTCAGATACCTCCTCCTCCAAATCCGCACCG atAGAGGATGTGGAGGAAGTGGAGCCCTATGCTAGCTATGTTCAACGTGTGAACTCTATCTATAACTGA
- the si:ch211-214p13.9 gene encoding cell surface glycoprotein CD200 receptor 1 isoform X1 — translation MRETMWIYVVILFLSETQSVESGTTERAPVNTTFPPITERRNELFSNGSDANLTCTDKMWNETFYVIWKIKLINKTRCEINFDSHGRNSDTCNDGKSLRNTSNSQPYLHIPKFSEDDVGIYTCEFAYRGGATNCEIHVNITVTPEIKAWIEYKNNTMVAVCRAENGNPAANISWNHARNSSVQQLPGINGLFTVESRLELPEGIDPENLSCTISHQNLNKIVFLEYQKVKVYSLWLYALIAGIIIAFLAGLLFFLVMKLRQHQQSDTSSSKSAPIEDVEEVEPYASYVQRVNSIYN, via the exons ATGAGAGAGACTATGTGGATTTATGTCGTGATCCTGTTCTTGTctgaaacacagagcgtggaatCAG GAACTACTGAAAGGGCCCCTGTGAACACCACTTTTCCTCCTATCACTG aacgCAGAAATGAACTTTTCAGTAATGGGAGTGATGCTAATCTGACATGCACCGATAAGATGTGGAATGAGACATTTTATGTTATCTGGAAAATTAAATTGATTAACAAAACCCGTTGTGAGATCAACTTTGACAGTCATGGTCGAAACTCAGACACCTGCAATGATGGAAAGTCACTCCGAAACACATCCAATTCTCAGCCATATCTACACATCCCAAAGTTCTCAGAAGATGATGTGGGAATCTACACGTGTGAGTTTGCTTACAGAGGAGGAGCTACCAATTGTGAAATCCACGTGAATATCACAG tGACTCCTGAAATAAAAGCCTGGATAGagtacaaaaacaacacaatggTAGCAGTATGTAGAGCTGAAAATGGAAATCCTGCAGCCAACATCAGCTGGAATCATGCACGAAATTCTTCTGTGCAACAACTGCCTGGGATAAATGGACTTTTTACAGTAGAAAGTCGTTTGGAGCTTCCTGAAGGCATAGATCCAGAAAACCTGAGCTGCACCATCAGTCACCAGAACCTGAACAAGATTGTATTTTTGGAATATCAAAAAGTTAAAG TTTATTCTCTCTGGCTGTATGCACTCATAGCTGGGATAATAATTGCATTTTTAGCGGGACTCTTATTTTTTTTGGTCATGAAGCTGAG GCAACACCAACAGTCAGATACCTCCTCCTCCAAATCCGCACCG atAGAGGATGTGGAGGAAGTGGAGCCCTATGCTAGCTATGTTCAACGTGTGAACTCTATCTATAACTGA
- the si:ch211-214p13.9 gene encoding cell surface glycoprotein CD200 receptor 1 isoform X2 — protein sequence MRETMWIYVVILFLSETQSVESERRNELFSNGSDANLTCTDKMWNETFYVIWKIKLINKTRCEINFDSHGRNSDTCNDGKSLRNTSNSQPYLHIPKFSEDDVGIYTCEFAYRGGATNCEIHVNITVTPEIKAWIEYKNNTMVAVCRAENGNPAANISWNHARNSSVQQLPGINGLFTVESRLELPEGIDPENLSCTISHQNLNKIVFLEYQKVKVYSLWLYALIAGIIIAFLAGLLFFLVMKLRQHQQSDTSSSKSAPIEDVEEVEPYASYVQRVNSIYN from the exons ATGAGAGAGACTATGTGGATTTATGTCGTGATCCTGTTCTTGTctgaaacacagagcgtggaatCAG aacgCAGAAATGAACTTTTCAGTAATGGGAGTGATGCTAATCTGACATGCACCGATAAGATGTGGAATGAGACATTTTATGTTATCTGGAAAATTAAATTGATTAACAAAACCCGTTGTGAGATCAACTTTGACAGTCATGGTCGAAACTCAGACACCTGCAATGATGGAAAGTCACTCCGAAACACATCCAATTCTCAGCCATATCTACACATCCCAAAGTTCTCAGAAGATGATGTGGGAATCTACACGTGTGAGTTTGCTTACAGAGGAGGAGCTACCAATTGTGAAATCCACGTGAATATCACAG tGACTCCTGAAATAAAAGCCTGGATAGagtacaaaaacaacacaatggTAGCAGTATGTAGAGCTGAAAATGGAAATCCTGCAGCCAACATCAGCTGGAATCATGCACGAAATTCTTCTGTGCAACAACTGCCTGGGATAAATGGACTTTTTACAGTAGAAAGTCGTTTGGAGCTTCCTGAAGGCATAGATCCAGAAAACCTGAGCTGCACCATCAGTCACCAGAACCTGAACAAGATTGTATTTTTGGAATATCAAAAAGTTAAAG TTTATTCTCTCTGGCTGTATGCACTCATAGCTGGGATAATAATTGCATTTTTAGCGGGACTCTTATTTTTTTTGGTCATGAAGCTGAG GCAACACCAACAGTCAGATACCTCCTCCTCCAAATCCGCACCG atAGAGGATGTGGAGGAAGTGGAGCCCTATGCTAGCTATGTTCAACGTGTGAACTCTATCTATAACTGA
- the LOC101485898 gene encoding uncharacterized protein LOC101485898: MVRRNSTWKTPPRQSLTVSCPVIHCGETLEVTWCKLFDSVNCERIHETKNVKITQNPDKDKLISYLNFKEISIHDDGMYRCGLLGYNGSVISHSIIISVSDMYQGVETPDNNDKNAGTTLSPDHNENWRPYFYICFGIVLLILILTALIFLSSCDWKRVLTLNYVKGEEMPTLMIPDLPKWSPPSTPVPLTNLSVLNDIYSSYTPERSVSPASQPGSNQISASNPALKYQDCEVYGIIKHRHATKQGGKYHTMTNQVKNPESSFTAERPGSPAHEPHEYQISASNPAVRNEEYATYAVINHGKPAGKRHTETNQVKNPEYAVIKFS; encoded by the exons ATGGTCCGAAGAAACAGCACTTGGAAGACTCCTCCACGACAAAGTCTGACAGTCAGCTGTCCGGTTATACACTGTGGAGAAACGCTGGAGGTCACCTGGTGTAAACTCTTTGACTCAGTCAACTGTGAACGGATTCatgaaacaaaaaatgtgaAGATAACACAgaatcctgataaggataagctgATCTCATATTTAAATTTCAAGGAGATTTCCATTCATGACGATGGCATGTACAGATGTGGTTTACTCGGATATAATGGCAGCGTAATCAGCCATTCCATCATCATCTCAGTATCAG ACATGTACCAGGGAGTTGAAACCCccgataataatgataaaaatgcaG GAACAACACTGAGCCCTGATCACAATGAAAACTGGAGACCATACTTCTACATTTGTTTTGGCATAGTGCTTCTTATTCTCATACTGACTGCCCTCATCTTCTTGAGTTCTTGTGACTGGAAAC GAGTGCTGACCTTAAACTACGTAAAGGGAGAG GAAATGCCGACTCTTATGATACCAGACCTCCCTAAATGGAGCCCTCCTTCCACTCCTGTCCCACTGACCAACTTGTCTGTTTTAAATGACATCTATTCATCATACACTCCAGAAAGATCAGTATCACCAGCTTCCCAGCCCGGTTCGAACCAGATTTCAGCTTCAAATCCAGCACTTAAATATCAAGACTGTGAAGTATATGGTATCATCAAACATAGACACGCTACCAAACAGGGTGGAAAATATCACACCATGACTAACCAAGTTAAAAACCCAGAGTCTTCTTTCACTGCTGAAAGACCAGGATCACCAGCTCACGAGCCACATGAGTACCAGATTTCAGCTTCAAATCCAGCAGTCAGAAATGAAGAATATGCAACGTATGCTGTCATCAACCACGGCAAACCTGCTGGAAAACGGCACACCGAGACTAACCAAGTTAAAAACCCAGAGTATGCTGTCATCAAATTTTCCTGA
- the cfap91 gene encoding cilia- and flagella-associated protein 91: protein MCASVTNTFTKQNDAGTAVLHERAYDYLYDPVHTVSSEADHTKASFKAFASRSRIRRIPEFASMFSDNPRYTVKVDPAVPQPAFTDLQWRGHTEQRKEALQQLAGISPNTQTWLKTKECRVTGADFCKYFKRPLIPFGQQIPPSVIYALPREDFITSDAEQKPTHFTVGVQTDYRESETQTDPYSPEYVIQPGTTPSELLQMAALTWGHGLPAGLAEVEMIQRARAKRAWEASLPPLSDLSQLDKRRRLMEEMEAKEWAFREGEIEKLQEARLEVLKDLLRQRDEAQKDVTNDRLNQIYSKHQEDRETKLNKIHADYNRSLRKLEAKRKNVEGKLERCVIASQTYVPRIRIGIFPNRNINSMLSTRRYLDTYEGLEELEAQLSASVLKSKRERTKPKVSEDVMKPPESRAVQLLKKYKNLKQKQDDHASLRTLRFLLRKETPVPHPVTPTVETPPEGEEEKELAVIFLQKLLRGRRIQYEMFKGKEKHQDLIQELRTVHALKREEQELQKADKEHVMMLNKQRDKRRLEIFQQEAHQAGVVGAELEQVFDTLSKELIRLQDERRIHAFTLLAERDRRMQEAEESGRRQVEERRRKEEDEIFREVVQVHQETVDMYLEDIILGTIEHIADQQAREEIHKRAKEVNDIAYAIEESRDNLQSEEIVSELVYSFLIPEVKKIGVRERVHQKQHRHLQAARNIIQGTSNAPELLNSTLEASKFTCPGIKASCQVLEETMSQPLQGKEAEQHDAQTE from the exons ATGTGCGCATCTGTGACTAACACGTTTACCAAGCAGAATGATGCTGGTACAGCTGTTTTGCATGAACGGGCTTATGACTACTTGTACG ATCCGGTTCACACAGTGTCATCGGAGGCAGACCACACCAAGGCCAGTTTCAAGGCCTTTGCGTCCAGGTCTCGAATA AGGAGAATACCAGAGTTTGCATCCATGTTTAGTGACAACCCACGCTATACTGTTAAAGTAGACCCTGCAGTCCCGCAGCCGGCCTTTACTGATCTTCAGTGGCGAGGCCACACAGAACAGCGCAAAGAGGCCCTGCAGCAGCTGGCTGG GATTTCTCCAAACACTCAAACATGGCTGAAAACCAAGGAGTGCCGTGTAACCGGAGCAGATTTCTGCAAATACTTTAAACG CCCTCTCATTCCCTTTGGGCAGCAGATACCTCCTAGTGTGATTTATGCTTTGCCGAG AGAAGACTTTATAACGTCTGATGCTGAGCAAAAACCCACCCACTTCACTGTTGGGGTCCAGACAGACTACAGGGAAagtgaaacacagacagacccATACAGCCCCGAGTATGTGATTCAGCCCGGGACTACTCCCTCAGAGCTCCTGCAGATGGCAGCTTTGACTTGGG GTCACGGTCTGCCTGCAGGCCTTGCAGAAGTGGAAATGATACAGCGTGCCCGTGCCAAGCGAGCTTGGGAGGCCAGTCTTCCTCCACTGAGTGACCTGAGCCAGCTCGACAAGAGGAGGCGTTTAATGGAAGAGATGGAGGCCAAAGAGTGGGCTTTCAGAGAAGGCGAAATCGAGAA GTTGCAAGAGGCTCGTTTAGAGGTGCTAAAGGACCTTCTGAGGCAGAGAGATGAGGCTCAGAAAGATGTCACAAATGACAGACTGAACCAGATATATTCTAAGCACCAGGAAGACAGGGAGACCAAGCTAAACAAAATACACGCTGACTACAACAGGT CACTGAGAAAATTAGAAGCTAAGAGGAAAAATGTGGAGGGGAAGCTAGAACGGTGCGTCATAGCCTCTCAGACGTATGTCCCCAGGATCCGCATTGGCATTTTTCCCAACAGGAACATCAACAGCATGCTGTCAACAAGACGCTACTTAGACACATATGAAG GTTTAGAAGAACTAGAGGCGCAACTCAGTGCTTCAGTACTGAAGTcaaagagagaaagaacaaAACCCAAAGTCTCCGAGGATGTGATGAAGCCTcctgagagcagagctgtgcAGTTGCTGAAGAAATACAAG AATCTGAAGCAGAAGCAGGATGACCACGCATCTTTGAGGACTTTACGTTTTCTTCTCAGAAAGGAGACGCCTGTTCCTCATCCTGTCACTCCCACAGTGGAAACACCACCTGAG ggggaagaagagaaagaactTGCTGTAATCTTCTTGCAGAAACTATTGCGAGGACGAAGGATCCAGTATGAG ATGTTTAAGGGCAAGGAGAAACATCAGGATCTCATCCAGGAACTGAGGACTGTCCATGCCCTGAAGAGGGAAGAGCAGGAGCTACAGAAGGCAGACAAAGAGCACGTCATGATGCTGAATAAACAAAGAGACAAACGCAGACTTGAG ATTTTTCAACAGGAAGCGCATCAAGCCGGAGTAGTAGGAGCGGAACTAGAACAAGTGTTTGACACATTGTCCAAGGAGCTGATTCGTCTCCAGGATGAGCGAAGGATCCACGCCTTTACACTGCTGGCTGAGAGAGACCGTCGGATGCAAGAGGCCGAGGAGAGCGGAAGGAGGCAGGTAGAGGAGCGAAGACGCAAAGAGGAAGACGAGATCTTCAGAGAA GTGGTACAGGTACATCAGGAGACTGTGGACATGTATTTAGAAGACATCATCTTGGGGACCATTGAGCACATAGCCGACCAGCAGGCGCGGGAGGAGATCCACAAGAGAGCAAAGGAGGTCAACGACATCGCATATGCCATTGAGGAAAG CCGGGATAATCTTCAGTCGGAGGAGATTGTGTCTGAGCTGGTGTACAGCTTCCTTATCCCGGAGGTAAAGAAGATCGGTGTCAGGGAAAGAG TGCACCAGAAGCAGCATAGACACTTACAGGCAGCTCGGAACATCATTCAAGGGACTTCAAATGCTCCTGAGCTCCTGAACAGTACTCTGGAAGCGTCAAAATTTACCTGTCCTGGTATAAAAGCGTCCTGTCAAGTCCTGGAAGAGACAATGAGCCAGCCGCTGCAGGGGAAGGAAGCAGAGCAGCACGATGCTCAAACTGAGTAA